From the Coffea eugenioides isolate CCC68of chromosome 1, Ceug_1.0, whole genome shotgun sequence genome, the window agggtacttaatgtgctcaaaatttgaaagttcgggtaccaaatttgttttcgtccaaaatttggggactaaaatcgctcgtgcgtcaaagtttaggtaccaaaactgcatttttctcattttaaaaTTGATGGTATTTTTTAAAtctgttcttaatttctcaggTCTTTTGTATCTGTTAAATTGCAGATCTACTATTTTAGTGCATGTTTTATCTGCCATTAGGCCAACAATATACATCAATCGTGTTAGCAGATTTCCAGCAATCTGTTAATGTAATATATTttgttataaaaaaataaatttagtaATGAAGATGAGAATTTCTATCATTTAAAACTATTTATCAACCTTTACACTCCATTTTCAATTATTTCTTGTTTAAAGCAAATGAGAAAATGTTAAATAGCCACAGTTTAAGATTGTCGTATATTAATGCCAAAATACACAAGCTCTTAGCACAAATCAAAAACATGCAAGGGAAAAAAACTTTATTGACTTGAAAAATCTTTATAAGAAGATCAGGAGTCAAGTTATATACTTTACATACAAATGAAAAAAAGCACAACAGAAATCCCTTGGACTATTTACACCCTTATCAAATAAAGAGCAAAAAGGGGCCGGGGAGGGATGGGTTGGATGATGAGAAAAGGTAGTGTAAATGAAAAGTTCATATTCGAATCCTCTCACTTGcactaaaaaaaattcaacaaaaaaaattgcaaatagTCCAAGTTCTACAAACATTGCATCTCAATTATTGTGATTCAAATTCATCATAAGAATAGAAAAGTTAAATTGACATGACaaacaacaaaaggaaaaaaacaaatgaaaaagtAATTTAGTTTTAATTGAGATTATGGTTGAGCTTGGCCACATCCAATCAAATAACAAAACTGTTCATATACTTCACCAGTAAACAAGTGACCATTAATTCTATTTCAATGccatatttctttttcctttgagaaaaaAGGATAAATTAGATGTATAtgtattcaaaataaaaatatataataataaattaaattaaaaaaaaaagaaaataattccataattaaaaagaaaatataaacaaTCActctaaaaattatttttataatttaagtCTTTACTTTACTAAtatttatcaattttgtttgtcACTCCCAACTCGACATGTGCATGTTCATTTCTCGTGGAGAATCAATACTTGTATGTTAAAGTATGAGATAGGATTTATCTGGaaaagaagtcaaaaaaaagttcaaaaaatattCCCATCtaagatttcaaaattttaaaatgtttttACAATAATTGATTAAATGAACTGAAATGTATAAGAAATGTACAAAGCGCATGAGATATTACTAGCAATCATAAGTTGCCTGCGAAATGTGCACCACACATTCACATTTGATATCCGAAAGTGAGGCAATCCTAAAATTGTCATTGTCACATGGAAAATACGGGATTAATAAAGAAAGATATATTTTTTCAAAGGAGCTATCTGTTTTACATCTACTACAATTCTGTACAGCCCTGTACATTTGTCTATATAGACAGCTGTAGGAATCTATTCTAATGGTAATGCAAGCTTCTTGATCTATCTATTACCTCCATAAAGTTGAAGGACATGTACGTACATGCATCCCAGTTTCTATACAGACTATTTTACAGGAGCTCCTTTGTACAAAGAAAGAGCTGCAATTGCTTTTCAGGAACTATCCAACTTGCACATACAAGAAGAGCGCAGCCAGGATTATGAGAGCGATGAAGAATACGGATAAACGCTCAGACCCCACGTTAGAGAATAATCTAACCAACAATTTTGGCTGCTGCTGCAAATCCGCATGACTGACGAGCTTGGGAGGGAGGTTAGCTTTGTCGACTCTGTACCTGTTAAGTGGATGAGCTTCATTGTATTCAAGTTTTTGCCTTCCCAATCTGAGCCTTCGATTTGCTGTGCCCTGGAAAGGAAGACTACAGGATGGGGTATCTTCGGCTGGCTGCTTAGACTTATTCTGCGACTCAGGTTCTGGTGCAACCGTTTGCAGGTGTTGTGGACTCGCGTAGATTGCAGAATCATCTAGCTGGATGATATCATCTTTCATAATGTCAGCAAAATAATCCTCTTCAATGCTGTCACAATCCTGGATCTCAGAGACACAGATAGCTAATAAGGGTCTTGAAGACTGAATAAGCATCTGGGCaccaattaaaataaaaataaacatactGCTAATGGAATAGCTCTTTTTTCTAGTGCTTTATCAGCATATGACACCGACTGAAATTTCGACCAGTTAAACAATGATATTATAGGAACCCGAGAGTAGTGTATTATATTATAGGGACCAGTTAAACAACTGAAATTTCGACCAGTTAAACAATGATATTATAGGGACCCGAGAGTAGTGTATATGTAACACAGAACAAACAATCCATTTATTGTGGTATAAATCATTAGATGCATCCCTCAGCCAAAAAAACATGCAACAGCATACCTTCTGGTGGCTGGAAGACGCGTAAGGAGACAATTCGTTGGGTACTTTATCATCACATTCAAATCCAGATTCAATCTGCTCAGTTGAATGCGAATTGTTGCTGCTACTACATTCCTTTGACCAGCAGTCGCCTAACATCAGAAGCATCAGTTTGCTCAATTCCGGATGAAGCAGTAGCATTGTTGTTTGCAGCTGATGGATGTCTGCCTTCTTGAGGTTTCCTTCGTGGTGAGTCATCTAAATGGAACTCAGTGTTCTTTCTAACGCGGCACACAACCATGAAATCTGTCAGGTTCTGAGATTTAGCCACCGGAGTATTGGCCGGAATccaaagagaaaaagagaacgGAAattgagaaagaagaagaaaagagagagaaaggaaagagaaTGTCTGTTCTGCAAATTTACCCAACAACCGTCAGTTACAAAAGGAGGGCTATTTATGCAATTATTTCTTATGAACTGCAATTAAGGACTAACTGTCAACTTAAGTCAACGACGTAGTTTCCATCCTCTACTACTTATACTTAAAACGCACATCTTTATGAATAAAATGTCAACCATTTTCTTCTTATTAGTGAAGTTCCTGACAATCCCTTTCCCTTAAGCAAAGCTTGTCCTCGAGCTTGGAAATCTGGAAACTGCTTGTCAATGAAGTCTTTGTCCTCCCAGGATGATTCTGACTCCGGTAAATGATTCCATTTCACCAAGTATTGAACAACGACCTGAGAGTGGCGCATGGTTGCTCTCCTTTTAAGAACTTTCTCAGGCTTAAGCAAACATTGACTCGCTGTATCCGATGCTGGTAAAGGGGGCTCAACAGATTGAACATTCCCCACCTTCTTTTTTAGCAAGGAAACATGGAATACAGGGTGAATCCAAACTCCTTCCGGTAACAGTAATTTGTAGGCCATTGCTCCCACCTTTGCAATCACTTGGAAAGGTCCAAAATACTTAGCAGTGAGTTTCAGTCTCTTTCTAATGGCTACGGTTTGCTGCCTATAAGGCTGCAATTTGAGGAACACCCAATTGCCCACTTGTAGAGTTCGTTCAGTCCTGTGTCTGTCGGCGAAATGTTTCATGCGATTCTCAGCCTTGGCGAGATTCTCTTTGATCAGGGATATAACTTGGAGCCTATCCTATACCATGCTAACTGCAGCAGGTATGACACTATCATGGAAAGGTCCCAATCGAATATGGTTTGGTTTGTATTCATATAGTGCTTCGAATGGTGTGACTTGCAAGCTAGTATGAAAATTAATAGGGTTAAATACCAAAAACCCCCATGTGGTTTGACTAATGTTCATTTTACCTCCCTATAGTTTGGAAACCTACAATTTGACTCCCCGTCGTTTCAACTAAAGTAAAAGTCTGACAGAAAACATCTAAACTAATGTCTGAAAGGAAAATGTCAAAATTGCCCCTTTATAAGGGTTTTGGGTTAAGTACCAAAAACCCCCCTGTGGTTTGTCAAATGCACACTTTACCTCCCTATGGTTTGAAAATATACAATTTAACTCCCTGTCGTTTCACCTAAAGTGAAAATCTAACAGAAATTCCGTTAAATACACTTTAGTTGAAACGACATGGAGTCAAATTGTAGATTTCCAAACCATAGGGAGGTAAAGTGAACATTAGGCAAACCACAGGGGGTTTTTTAGTATTTAACCCTTTAATATTATACCAGAGCTCAGCTGTAGGCAACCAGCTACTCCAATGAGAGGGATGCTCACTGCACATGCATATGAGGTAATTCTCCAGGCATTGATTTACTTTCTCACTCTGACCATCAGACTGAGGGTGGTAGGAAGAACTGTAGTGCAGGCCTATTCCTAACAAATTGAATAGTTCTTGCCGAAATCTGCTAATGAAAATTTTGTCTCTGTCAGAAATTATTGATTCTGACAGACCATGTAGTTTATACACATTGTTAAGGAAAACCTGAGCTATCTGCTGTGCAGTATATAGATGTGTGAGTCTTATAAAATGACTaaacttggttaatcgatctaCCACCACCAAAATAGTGCCAAAACAATGAGATAAGGGAAGTTGCTCAATGAAATCCATAGATATATGCGACCAAGCCTGTTGAGGTATTGGAATAGGTTGTAAAAGTCCAGGGTAAGGAACATTTTCATGTTTGCTCCTTTGACAAACATCACATGATCGTACAAACTAAATGACATCCTATTTAATTCCAAGCCAATAGAATAGAGTCTGTATCCTGTGTAAACATCCCCTCTGTCCAGAATGTCCTCCCACTGCTGAGCCATGCAAGGTTTTGATCAGGTTGTTTCTAATATTGTTAGCAGACCCTTCGTACAGTCTTTCTTTGAATTTAAGCATCCCCTTATCCAAGTGATAATCTAAGTCTTCATTAGGGTCCAACAGTAGCTGAGCTATTTTCTATTGGGCTTCTACATCCCCATTATAGCTCTCAATAAGCTCCTGCATCCAAGCTGGTTGTACTGTGGAAATGGCACACATGTGGTGTGTTGCTGCATTGCTATCACTGATTTCTTCTACCTTTCTTCTAGATAGGACATCAACTGCTCCATTGTCTGATCCTTTCTTGTACTGTATCTCATAGTCTAGCCCCAACAATTTGGTGAGCCACTTGTGTTGCAGTGGATGTGTAAGCCCTAATGACAAAGAGATGGCCAACCAGGTAATGCTTCCATTTAGTTACAGCTAGCACCAGGGCAAATAACTCATTTTCATACACAAATAATCCTAGGTTCTGATTTGACAAAGCGTTGCTAAGGAATGCTATAGGGTGTCCTTGCTGCATCAGTACTGCTCTAATACCTACTTCACAAGCATCTGTTTCTATTACAAAAGGAAGATCAAAATCTGGCATGCTTAGCACTGGTGTTGTAGTCATAGCTTTTTTGAGGTCTTTAAAAGCTACCTGAGCATTGTAGTTCTATATAAAACTCTTCTTCTTGAGTAGCTAAGTTAGAGGCTTACAGATCATCCCATACCCCTTAATGAACCTTCTGTAATACCCAGTGAACCCCAAAAAACCCCTCAATTCCTTGACTGTGCTAGGGGTAGGCCAAGTCCTTATGCATTCTACTTTGGCTAAGTCCATGCTTACCCCAACATCAGAGATCACATGCCCCAGGTACTCTATGGATGTTTTAGCAAATGAGCATTTGGATCTCTTGCAGTATAGTTGGTTATCAGCCAAAATTCTGAGTACAATTTGTAAATGTTATGCATGAAACTCTAAGGTGGAGCTGTAAACTAGGATGTcataaaaaaaaaccaatacAAACTTCCTCAAAAATGGCTGAAATATTCTATTCATCAAGGCTTGAAAGGTAGCTGGTGAATTTGTCAGCCCAAATGGCATTACCAGAAATTCAAAATGCCATGATGTGTTTGAAAGGCAGTCTTGTAAGTGTCTACTATTTTAACCCTCAGTTGATGGTAACCAACCCTGAGGTCTAGTTTGGACATATACTTTGTGCCATGCAATTCATCTAGTAATTCATCAATATTTGGGATGGGAAGCCTATCTTTAACAGTCAGCTCATTCAGTTTTCTATAGTCTATACATAACCTCCAAGAattatctttcttcttaaccaACAATACAGGTGAGGCAAAGGGACTTGTACTGTGTATAATGATCCCATTGGTGAGCATCTCATCAACCTGTTTCTCAATTTCTGCTTTATGGGAGTGAGGGTACCTGTATGGTTTGAGTTTAAAGGGTTCAGCTCCTAGTTTAAGGATAATCTGGTGATCCAATTCCCTTTCTGGAGGTAGGCCTTTTGGAGTAGCAAACACCTGTGAATGCTGTTGCAGTACCCTTTCTATAGACTCTGGAATattcttctcttgatcctctttGAATTCTGCCTGCAGTGTTGCACAGTTTCTTTGCTTCTCCTGAATGAAAGTTCTGAGATCTCTGCCTCTCACTAGCTCCATTGCAGGCTGATTAATGAAGCCTTGAAGGTGAAGTAATTCCCCTTACTACTGAGAGCAATGCTGAGAGTGTGAAAGTCGAAAGTAATAGGACTGAATTGATACATCCAATCCATACCCAGGATGATATCCCATCCTCCCAACTCCATTACCTTCAAATCA encodes:
- the LOC113772851 gene encoding uncharacterized protein LOC113772851 — encoded protein: MTHHEGNLKKADIHQLQTTMLLLHPELSKLMLLMLGDCWSKECSSSNNSHSTEQIESGFECDDKVPNELSPYASSSHQKDCDSIEEDYFADIMKDDIIQLDDSAIYASPQHLQTVAPEPESQNKSKQPAEDTPSCSLPFQGTANRRLRLGRQKLEYNEAHPLNRYRVDKANLPPKLVSHADLQQQPKLLVRLFSNVGSERLSVFFIALIILAALFLYVQVG